CAGGGATTCCTCCCTGCTCGCGGTCCTCCAGGAGATCCAGGAGGAGTTCAGATTCCTGCCACGAAAAGCCCTCCTCCAGGTGGCAAGGACTCTCGACATCCCCCTCACCAGAATCTACGGGGTCGCCACCTTTTACAAGGCTCTCAGCCTGGAGCCCCGGGGGAGGCACACCATCCGGGTCTGCCTGGGAACGGCATGCCATGTCCGGGGAGGGGCAAAGATCCTCGACTTTCTCGAGAACCGGCTCCATCTTCAGGGTGGGGGTACCACGAAGGATCTGAGGTTCTCTCTGGAATCCGTCAACTGCGTGGGGGCCTGTGCCCTGGGTCCGCTGGTCATCATAGACAATCACTATCACGGCAACGTCCGGCTCGGGGATGTGGAATCCATCCTTGAAGAGTACGGATAAAGACCATAAGGTGGACCGTCGAATACCGAGCATTTCGGCACTAAGGGCTTTCCGCCGGTCCCTTCAGCACTCCAGGGATCCGGCCAAGCCCTGCATAACCGTCTGTGGAGGAACCGGCTGCCTGGCCTCCGGGGCCCGCGAAGTTACAGGGGCCTTCCGGGAGGAGTTGAGAAAAGAAAACCTGGATCGGGAGGTCGCCCTCCGGGAAACGGGGTGTCACGGGTTCTGCGAGCGAGGCCCCCTGGTTGTAATTCGTCCTGAAGGCGTCTTCTACCAAGGGGTGCAACCCGGAGATGTCGCGGATATCGTCGCCAAGACCGTCAGGAAGGGGGAGATCATCGATCGTCTTCTCTATGTGGACCCGGTGACAGAGGAGAGAGTCCTGCACGAGAGGGATGTCCCCTTCTACAGTCTTCAGATGCGCCTTGTCTTCGGAAGCAACGGAGAGATCGATCCCACACGGATCGACGACTACATCGCCATCGGGGGGTACCAGGCCCTTGAGACGGTCCTCTCGGCCATGACCCAGGAGGAGGTCATCGACGCAATCAAGCGATCGGGCCTGAGAGGCCGCGGCGGGGGAGGATTCCCAACAGGGGAGAAATGGGATGCCTGCCGCCGGGCCCCGGGCAAAGAGCGGTTTGTCGTCTGCAACGCCGATGAAGGCGACCCTGGTGCCTACATGGACCGGTCTCTTCTCGAGGGAAATCCCCATGCCGTCATCGAGGGGATGCTCATCGGCGCCTACGCCATCGGGTCCGAGGAGGGCTATGTCTATGTCCGTCATGAATACCCCGTGGCCGTGGCCCACCTGATCCGTGCCATCGACCAGGCAAAGGCTTGCGGTCTTTTGGGCAAAGACATCCTGGGCTCCGGTCTGAACTTCACCCTCAGGGTGAACCAGGGAGGCGGCGCGTTTGTTTGCGGCGAGTCCACGGCCCTGATGGCATCCCTGGAGGGGAGGGCCGGAGAGCCCCGGGCCAAGTACGTCCACACTGTGGAGCGCGGCCTCTGGGACAGGCCGACTGACCTGAACAACGTGGAGACCTGGGCCAATGTGCCGGTCATCATCGCCCAGGGACCGGAAAAGTACTCCAGTGTCGGCACCGAGGGCTCGAAGGGGACAAAGATTTTCTCCCTCGTAGGAAAGATCAACAACACCGGCCTGGTTGAGGTACCCATGGGAACAACCCTCCGCCGGATCATATACGACATCGGCGGAGGGATTCCCGGGGGAAAGCGATTCAAAGCCGTGCAGACCGGAGGACCCTCTGGCGGCTGCATTCCCGGGCATCTCCTCGACCTCCCCGTGGATTTCGACCGGCTCCAGGAAGCAGGATCGATGATGGGTTCGGGCGGCATGATCGTCATGGATGAAGAGACCTGCATGGTAGATATGGCCAGGTACTTTGTCCGCTTCCTCGAGGGGGAATCCTGCGGCAAGTGCACGCCCTGCAGGGAGGGGCTCTACCAGATGGACCGAATTCTCACGGATATCTGTGAAGGAAAGGGGACGATGGGGGATATCGAGCTTCTGGAAGACCTGGCCTGGACCATGAGGGAAACCTCTCTGTGCGCCCTGGGGACGACTGCACCCAACCCGGTCCTGTCGACTATCCGTCACTTCAGGGAAGAGTACGAGGCCCACATCCGAGACAAGCGCTGTCCGGCAGGGGTGTGCAAGACTCTGATCACCTACACCATCGACCCGGAGCGCTGCACCGGCTGCGGTGCCTGTCTCAAGGTCTGCCCGGCCGATGCCATCTCAGGGGAGGCCAGGCACCCGCACCGGCTGGACAGGGAGCGCTGCGTCAAATGCGATGCCTGCCACCAGGTCTGCAGGTTCGAGGCTGTCTTGAAGCAATAGGTCGGCCTGTGAGAGGGACCCGGCGATGATCACTCTAACCATCGACGGAAAGAAGGTGAAAGCCGCAGAGTCGGCAACACTGCTGGACATCGCCAGGAAGATGTCCATCCCGATCCCCGCACTATGCTATCATCCGGACCTCACCCCTTACGGTTCGTGCAGGCTCTGCACCGTGGAGGTGAGAGACAAGGGGAGGGAATCCCGCCTGGTCACGGCCTGCAACTATCCCGCCAGGGAGGGAATCGAGGTAAGAACCCGTTCGAGAAGGGTCCTGCGTGCCAGACGGCTTCTGGTTGAGCTCCTCCTTGCCAGGTGCCCGCAGGTCCCTGTCATTCAAGAGCTTGCCCGTCGACTGGGGGTCGAGAAGAGCCGCTTTAGGACCGAAAACCGGGAAAACACCTGTGTCCTCTGCGGCCTCTGTGTCCGGGTCTGCCGGGAGATCATCGGAGCCGAGGCAATCGGTTTTTCCAACCGGGGTATCTCCAGAAGGGTCGGGGCCCCCTTCGGTATCGATACGGAGAACTGCCTGGCCTGTGGGGCTTGCGAGTACGTCTGCCCCACAGGGACAATGGAGATGGAGATCGACCGGACCAGAAAGATCAAACACTCCGCCACGGGGACGGTGCGGTCTTGCAAATATGTGAGACTGGGACTTCTCGACTTCATGATCTGCTCCAACGGCTATGAGTGCTGGCGGTGTGAAGTGGACCAGGCCATGGAGGATCGCTTCCACACCCATCCGGCCCTTGCCTTCAGACCGGCCGAACAGAGGCGTGCCTTCAGGCTCCATGGCTTCACCTTCCTCCCAGACCGGAGTTACAGCGCGTGGCACGTCTGGGCAAAACCGATGGGCAGGCTCATCCGACTGGGGTTGGATGACCTGGCCTCGACCTTTGCAGCTCGAGCGGATCGGATCGATCTCCCCGGGGCCGGCGATTCTTTGGAGAGGAACGGGCCTTTGGTCAGGATCGTTGTGGGGAAGAGAGAACTCACGATCCCCTCTCCCCTGGGCGGGAAGGTCTCCGCCGTGAATCACGACCTCAAGGAAGATCCCATGTTGGTCTGGAAGGCTCCTTACCACCGGGGATGGCTTGTCATGGTCGAACCGGGTCCTTCCGGGGATCTTTCAGGACTCCGTTCCGGAGCATCGGCCGCACCGTGGTTCGACGGCCAGGCCTCACGAATGGCGGTTTTTCTCATCCGAAAAACGGGGAAGACGACAGCCCGGGAGGAAGGGTCTTCTCAGAACTCCCTCTTCCAGGTCGGCCCGCTCGTCTCCCTCACCTCGGGGTGCCACTGGGAAGAGGTCGAGGAGATACTGTTTTCCGGCTGAGGGTTTCACCCCGTGGTGGCGGGAGTTCCTTCGGCCTTCATGGACCAGCAGACAACAAGGAGTGGAAAGAGGATTACCATGCCGGGGTCAGAGAAGAGAGTCCTTTTGGGGAACGAAGCCATCGCCAGGGGGATCGTGGAGAGTGGATGCCACTTCATGGCCTCCTACCCGGGAACTCCCAGTTCGGAAATCCTGCCCGGTGTGGTCCTCTTCAGCAGGGAGAACAATCTCGACACGTACATCGAATGGTCCACAAACGAAAAGGTGGCTTTTGAGAACGCCCTCGCCGCCTCCTACACTGGAAAGAGGGCCGCTGTGGCAATGAAGCAGGTAGGACTCAATGTGGCTACGGATCCCCTGATGAGCTCGGCCTACATAGGGACCATGGGCGGCTTCGTTATCATAAGCTGCGACGATCCAGGACCGCACTCCTCCCAGACAGAGCAAGATACACGCTTCATGGCCATGTTCGCAAAGATACCGGTCTTCGACCCGGCCAGTCCGAGAGACGCCCATGAGATGATGCCCCTGGCCTTTGAATTGTCGGAAAAATTCCAGATCCCCGTACTCTTCCGTCCGGTCACAAGGGTCTCCCACGCCAGGCAGACCATCCGGTTCAGGTCTATATCCAGGCTCGAAAGAAGGGCCCACTTCCAGCGGAATCCCCAAAGATGGAGCGCAACCCCGAGGTTTCGCTTTTTCCTTCACAGGCAACTCAACCTGAAGCTCAGGGAGATCGCCGGCGAGTTCGCTTCCATGGGATCCGTCAACTTTGTGGAACACGGCCGGGAGGACGCGCCTCTGGGTATCATTGCAGGGGGCATCTGTCATGCCATGGTCCGGGACATCCTACGCGAAATGTACCTCCAAGAGGAGATCCCCCTCCTCAAAATAGGGACGCCCTACCCCCTGCCCACCGGTACGGTGGAGGCATTCATCAGCCATTGCAGAAACGTCCTGATCCTGGAAGAAACCGAGCCGGTCATAGAACTGCAGATCCTGGACAAGTCGAAGCTCCGGGGGAGGCTCGACGGAACAGTCCCCGCCGAGGGGGAGATGACTCCTGACACGGTCAGCCGAATCCTCTCCGATCTCTGCCGAGGGCTCTCCATCCCCTTGCCGGACAGGCCCTCTCCAGGGGAACTGGAGCAGATCATCGGCGATCTCGGGCTCCCCCTTCGCAGGCCGTCCCTCTGCCCGGGTTGTCCTCACAGGGCGTCCTTCTACAGCCTGAAACGAGCCTTGCCGGAGGCCATCTTCACCAGTGACATCGGATGCTACACCCTTGGAATGAACATGGATGCCGTCGACACCTGCCACGACATGGGGGCGAGCATCACCTTTGCCAGCGGCCTCTACCATGCCTACAACCAGGATGGGCTCGATCCTCCCATCATTGCCACCATCGGGGATTCGACCTTCTACCACTCCGGCACTCAGGGACTGCTGAACGCCGTCTACAACGGTTCCCGCTTCATTCTGGTAGTTCTCGACAATTCCACCACCGCCATGACGGGAATGCAGCCTACCCCGGAGTCGGGCCTTACGGCCGACGGGCATCCCGGGACGGCCCTGTCCCTGGAAGAACTCGTCAAGGGGGCCGGTGTGAAGTATGTCCGACTGGTCAACCCTTACGATATGAAGGATCTCGTCAGGGAGACGCGGAGGGCCCGTCGATACACCAAACAGCCCGACGGAGGGGTGGCAGTCCTCATCGCCAGGTATCCCTGCATCACCCACCAGCCGGAGCAACTCAAGATCCGCCCCATAAAGGTCGACATCCGCCACCTGCCTCCACCGGACAAGGACATCCACCCCGTGGCAGGAGGCGCCGTACCCGAGGCTCTTCTGCCGGTCCATCGAGACAAGCCAGCCCCGTGCACGGCCGCCTGTCCCCTCCAGGTCGATGCCAGGGGATACATTGCCCTCATCTCTAAAGGAAGATTCGATGAAGCCCTGGCTCTGGTCCGTGAAAAGAATCCCTTCCCCGGCATCACGGGAAGACTCTGCGCCCGCCCCTGTGAGAAGATCTGCCGCAGAAGAGCGGTGGACCAGCCGATCGCCATCGATCTTCTGAAGCGGTTTCTCGCCGACAGGGAAGGCGCCGCCGCACCCCGCTTCCGTCCGGGCCCCAAGAGAAATGAGAAAGTCGCCATCGTGGGTTCGGGTCCTGCCGGCCTGATGGCAGCCTTTGATCTGAGACGGGAGGGGTACGGGGTGACGATCTTCGAGGCCCTCCCGGTCGCCGGAGGGACCATGGCCGTGGGTACAGGCCGGTTTCGACTCCCCCAAGGCGTGTTGGACCGGGAGATTGAGATCGTCCGCAACCTCGGGGCCGAGATTCGTCTGAACACACCCGTCGGAGACGGGGTTGCCCTGAAAGACCTCAGGACCCGGGGTTACGAGGCTGTCCTTCTCGCCCTGGGGGCTCACAGGGCGGACGGTCCGGGTCTTCCCGGCTCCGAGGCTGAAGGCGTCATCGATTCACTGGCCTTCCTGAAGCGGGTCGCCCTGAAGGAGACGGCCCCCGTGGGATCAAGGGTCGTTGTGATCGGCGGAACCGACCGGGCCCTCGATGCAGCGCGAACCGCCCTCCGATTGGGGGCAAGGGAGGTCACGATCCTCTACAACCGTTCAAGAAGGGAACTACCCGCCCAGGAGTCGGAGATCATCCAAGCCGAGAAAGAGGGTGTAAGGTTTCGTTTTCTCTCGGTTCCGACGAGGATAGCCACCTCGGGTGGTAGGGCCAGAGGGGTGAGTTTCAAGACCGCTGTTCTCGGGAAGCCCACCAGCCTGGGCAGGACGAGGATCGTCTCCACTAGAGGTGCGGAAAGAACGCTGAGAGCCGACCTCGTCATCACTTCTCCAGCATATGTCCCGGATCTTTCCGGTCTCGAGGAGACAGTTGCCCTCACCTCCTGGAAAACGATCCATGTGGACCCGGTCACACTGGCCACAACGGCAGAAGGGATCTTCGCGGCCGGAGATGGGGTGACGGGCCCGAAGAACCTCATCGACGCTCTGGCCGGCGGCAGAAAGGCCGCTCTCTCGATCGTTCGATACCTGAGAGGCGAGGATATGGCGAAGGGTCGCGAGATGGAGGGCCGCCGCATGAAGTTCGCGTCGGCCAGGATCGACCAGGTGGAAAAAGGGCGGAGAATCGAGGAACCCACCCTGGCCGTGGAAGCACGGGCCGGCAACTTCCAGGAGGTTCTGCTCCTGCCAGGCGAGGAGGCGATCATCGAGGAAGCCAGGCGCTGTCTTCACTGCGGGGCCTGTTTTCACTGCGACACATGCCTGATCCAATGCCCGGAGCAAGCCATATCCAAGACCGAAGAGGGCTATACCGTCGACTACGACAAATGCACGGCCTGCCGGGTATGTTTCCTCGAGTGCCCGACCTCTGCCATCGACATGCCTGCAGTCGGTGCCTGTGTGGGTTGTGGGTACTGTTTGAAGCGCTTCGAATGTCCTTCCCTGGTCCTTGGAAGAGAGGGGCAGGTGGAGATCGACCGCTCGACCTGCGTGGATTGCGGTCTCTGCATCGAAGTGTGCGGCCAGGAGGCGATCGTGCCCATTGGTTGAGGGTCACCTATGCGAATCCAGATGATAATCTCAGGTGTGGGAGGACAGGGCGTGCTCTTTGCCACACGGATCTTCTCGGTCATGGCCATGACCGAAGGGAATGATCTCATCGGCTCGGAGACCCACGGAATGAGTCAGCGGGGGGGATCGGTCATTACGCATCTCAAAATCGGTGACTTTGAGAGTCCCCTGGTCGAGAGAGGCAGGGCCGACGTTCTTCTCTGCCTCGAGAAGAGCGAGGCCTACCGGGCCTTGCCCTACATAAGGCAGCGAACCAGAGACAGAGACGGGGGGATCTGCTTTGTCAACGCCCCGGCGGCGGATTTCCTGGACGGACGGGTTTCCCGCTATCTCGAGGAGAAAGGAGTCGAGATCCCGGTATTCCCCGCAGGCGAACTCGCACGGGAGATGGGTTCTCCCAGATCGGCCAATATCGCCCTCATCGGTTTCGCCTCCGCCCATCCCAGGCTTCCCTTTTCTCCGGAAAGGCTCAGGTCGACCATCGGAGAGATCACACCTCCCGGGTTCAGAGAGATCAGCCTGAAAATCTTCGACAAGGCCCTCATGGAGGGCCGGAACACCTTCAGATCTTGAGCTCCAGATTGATCATGTCCCCTCGCGTGAACCCGGCCTTCTTGTAAAACTGGAGCAAATCCCAACTCGACCAGTTGACAAGGGTATGGATCGTCTCAACGCCCTGCTCCTTGAAACACCGGATCACCCGGTCCAGGAGAGCACTGGCCACACCCCTTCTCTGATAAGCCGGGTCGACGCCGATCGTGTCGACCCAGCCGACCGTATGGGATATCCGGAACTCCCGGCCGCTTATCTCTCCCAGGATGAACCCCACAATCCGGCCCTCAGCCTCGGCAACGAACCCCGTGCTGTCGGAGTTATCTCCCCGGAAACGGATCTTTCGCCGCCAGTAGTCGTATCGCTTCTCTCCAAGGACTTTTTCGTCGATGGCAACAACCGCTTCCAGATCGTCCTCTCTCATGGGCCTGATGCGGATCTCTTCAGAAACACTTTGAGGCATCTACTTCTCCCGGGCCGACTCACGAGTTTGTTCCTTTTTTAACAAAGTGCCTCCCTTTTGTCAACTTTCCGTCTCGGGTCTTCCCAGTTCTGGCAGTGAAGCGGACCCACGCTTTCTGTAACATGGGCAGACTCGAGTCAGCGTTCCGTGTATTGATCCTCCAGGGGAACTCTGGTAAGAGTGTTACATCAACCGTGAGGATCCCATGAAGGCAAGCAGGACACCGACCGTAAGGGATCTGACCCAGAGGATCGCTGCAGCCGCAGGCCGGGTGCGAATCGACCTTCTCCTCAGGGGAGGAAAGATCGTCGACGTTTTCTCAGGGTGCCTCCGTGAGGGGGACGTGGCGATTCACCGGGGCCGAATAGTCGGGTTCGGACCATACAGAGCGCGGAGAGATATCGACGTCTCAGGCCATATCATCTCCCCGGGCTTCCTGGACGGCCACGTCCATATCGAGAGCAGCCTCGTCACCCCACCTGAATACGCAAGAGCCGTCGTTCCCCACGGAACAACGGCCGTCATCGCCGATCCTCACGAAATAGCCAACGTCCTCGGAGCCAGAGGCATCCGGTGGCTGGTCAGATCCGCCCGCAAGAGCCCACTCCGGGTTTTCGTAATGGTCCCCTCCTGCGTTCCCGCCACCCCACTTGAGACATCCGGCTCCTCTCTCTCTGACACCGAGATCCAGACCCTCATGGACAACCCCTGGGCTCTCGGCATAGGGGAGGTGATGGACTACCCCGGCGTCGTGGCCGGAGCACCTCCTGTCTTGAAGAAGCTCACCGTTTCGGCGGGAAAACGGATCGACGGCCATGCTCCCGGCCTCACCGGCAAGAGACTCTCTGCCTATGTCGCCGCGGGAATCACATCGGACCACGAATGTACGGCCATAGAGGAGGCCCGTGAAAAACTCGCCAATGGCATGATCATCATGATTCGCGAGGCATCCTCGGCCAGGAATCTCGCCGACCTGGTCCCCCTGGTGACAGGGGAGAACTCCCGCAGGTTCGTACTGGTCTCCGACGACCGGCATCCCCACGATCTTGTCCGTGAGGGCCACATGGACGGAATCCTTGCAAAGGCGGTCCGCCTGGGCCTCGATCCGATCACGGCCATACGGATGGCAACCCTCAATCCGGCAGAGTACTTCGGGCTCCACGACATGGGCGGTATCGCCCCTGGATATCTGGCCGATCTTGTAGTCCTCGAGAACCTCGAGGATTTCCAGGTGCGATGGGTCATCCACGGGGGGGAGCCGATCGTGGAAAACGGCATGGTACGACAGGAGGCATTCCCCTCCAAGCTCCCTCCCCTCGCAAATTCCGTTCACCTCTCGAGGGTGAAACCCGAGGACCTGCGGCTCAAAGCCCGCTCAAAGAGGGTGAGGGTAATTGAGATCGTACCTGATCAGATCGTCACCGGAGGATCGATAGAATCGGTCCCGGTGACAGGGGGCTTTGCTCTGGCTGACCCTGAAAGGGATCTTCTGAAAATCGCCGTCCTAGAAAGACACCACCGGTCCGGCAGG
This sequence is a window from Deltaproteobacteria bacterium. Protein-coding genes within it:
- a CDS encoding NAD(P)H-dependent oxidoreductase subunit E, producing the protein MDEVLDTVSEIIERHGYRDSSLLAVLQEIQEEFRFLPRKALLQVARTLDIPLTRIYGVATFYKALSLEPRGRHTIRVCLGTACHVRGGAKILDFLENRLHLQGGGTTKDLRFSLESVNCVGACALGPLVIIDNHYHGNVRLGDVESILEEYG
- a CDS encoding 4Fe-4S binding protein is translated as MWNPSLKSTDKDHKVDRRIPSISALRAFRRSLQHSRDPAKPCITVCGGTGCLASGAREVTGAFREELRKENLDREVALRETGCHGFCERGPLVVIRPEGVFYQGVQPGDVADIVAKTVRKGEIIDRLLYVDPVTEERVLHERDVPFYSLQMRLVFGSNGEIDPTRIDDYIAIGGYQALETVLSAMTQEEVIDAIKRSGLRGRGGGGFPTGEKWDACRRAPGKERFVVCNADEGDPGAYMDRSLLEGNPHAVIEGMLIGAYAIGSEEGYVYVRHEYPVAVAHLIRAIDQAKACGLLGKDILGSGLNFTLRVNQGGGAFVCGESTALMASLEGRAGEPRAKYVHTVERGLWDRPTDLNNVETWANVPVIIAQGPEKYSSVGTEGSKGTKIFSLVGKINNTGLVEVPMGTTLRRIIYDIGGGIPGGKRFKAVQTGGPSGGCIPGHLLDLPVDFDRLQEAGSMMGSGGMIVMDEETCMVDMARYFVRFLEGESCGKCTPCREGLYQMDRILTDICEGKGTMGDIELLEDLAWTMRETSLCALGTTAPNPVLSTIRHFREEYEAHIRDKRCPAGVCKTLITYTIDPERCTGCGACLKVCPADAISGEARHPHRLDRERCVKCDACHQVCRFEAVLKQ
- a CDS encoding (2Fe-2S)-binding protein, which gives rise to MITLTIDGKKVKAAESATLLDIARKMSIPIPALCYHPDLTPYGSCRLCTVEVRDKGRESRLVTACNYPAREGIEVRTRSRRVLRARRLLVELLLARCPQVPVIQELARRLGVEKSRFRTENRENTCVLCGLCVRVCREIIGAEAIGFSNRGISRRVGAPFGIDTENCLACGACEYVCPTGTMEMEIDRTRKIKHSATGTVRSCKYVRLGLLDFMICSNGYECWRCEVDQAMEDRFHTHPALAFRPAEQRRAFRLHGFTFLPDRSYSAWHVWAKPMGRLIRLGLDDLASTFAARADRIDLPGAGDSLERNGPLVRIVVGKRELTIPSPLGGKVSAVNHDLKEDPMLVWKAPYHRGWLVMVEPGPSGDLSGLRSGASAAPWFDGQASRMAVFLIRKTGKTTAREEGSSQNSLFQVGPLVSLTSGCHWEEVEEILFSG
- a CDS encoding FAD-dependent oxidoreductase; this encodes MPGSEKRVLLGNEAIARGIVESGCHFMASYPGTPSSEILPGVVLFSRENNLDTYIEWSTNEKVAFENALAASYTGKRAAVAMKQVGLNVATDPLMSSAYIGTMGGFVIISCDDPGPHSSQTEQDTRFMAMFAKIPVFDPASPRDAHEMMPLAFELSEKFQIPVLFRPVTRVSHARQTIRFRSISRLERRAHFQRNPQRWSATPRFRFFLHRQLNLKLREIAGEFASMGSVNFVEHGREDAPLGIIAGGICHAMVRDILREMYLQEEIPLLKIGTPYPLPTGTVEAFISHCRNVLILEETEPVIELQILDKSKLRGRLDGTVPAEGEMTPDTVSRILSDLCRGLSIPLPDRPSPGELEQIIGDLGLPLRRPSLCPGCPHRASFYSLKRALPEAIFTSDIGCYTLGMNMDAVDTCHDMGASITFASGLYHAYNQDGLDPPIIATIGDSTFYHSGTQGLLNAVYNGSRFILVVLDNSTTAMTGMQPTPESGLTADGHPGTALSLEELVKGAGVKYVRLVNPYDMKDLVRETRRARRYTKQPDGGVAVLIARYPCITHQPEQLKIRPIKVDIRHLPPPDKDIHPVAGGAVPEALLPVHRDKPAPCTAACPLQVDARGYIALISKGRFDEALALVREKNPFPGITGRLCARPCEKICRRRAVDQPIAIDLLKRFLADREGAAAPRFRPGPKRNEKVAIVGSGPAGLMAAFDLRREGYGVTIFEALPVAGGTMAVGTGRFRLPQGVLDREIEIVRNLGAEIRLNTPVGDGVALKDLRTRGYEAVLLALGAHRADGPGLPGSEAEGVIDSLAFLKRVALKETAPVGSRVVVIGGTDRALDAARTALRLGAREVTILYNRSRRELPAQESEIIQAEKEGVRFRFLSVPTRIATSGGRARGVSFKTAVLGKPTSLGRTRIVSTRGAERTLRADLVITSPAYVPDLSGLEETVALTSWKTIHVDPVTLATTAEGIFAAGDGVTGPKNLIDALAGGRKAALSIVRYLRGEDMAKGREMEGRRMKFASARIDQVEKGRRIEEPTLAVEARAGNFQEVLLLPGEEAIIEEARRCLHCGACFHCDTCLIQCPEQAISKTEEGYTVDYDKCTACRVCFLECPTSAIDMPAVGACVGCGYCLKRFECPSLVLGREGQVEIDRSTCVDCGLCIEVCGQEAIVPIG
- a CDS encoding indolepyruvate oxidoreductase subunit beta encodes the protein MRIQMIISGVGGQGVLFATRIFSVMAMTEGNDLIGSETHGMSQRGGSVITHLKIGDFESPLVERGRADVLLCLEKSEAYRALPYIRQRTRDRDGGICFVNAPAADFLDGRVSRYLEEKGVEIPVFPAGELAREMGSPRSANIALIGFASAHPRLPFSPERLRSTIGEITPPGFREISLKIFDKALMEGRNTFRS
- a CDS encoding GNAT family N-acetyltransferase; translated protein: MPQSVSEEIRIRPMREDDLEAVVAIDEKVLGEKRYDYWRRKIRFRGDNSDSTGFVAEAEGRIVGFILGEISGREFRISHTVGWVDTIGVDPAYQRRGVASALLDRVIRCFKEQGVETIHTLVNWSSWDLLQFYKKAGFTRGDMINLELKI
- the ade gene encoding adenine deaminase, whose protein sequence is MKASRTPTVRDLTQRIAAAAGRVRIDLLLRGGKIVDVFSGCLREGDVAIHRGRIVGFGPYRARRDIDVSGHIISPGFLDGHVHIESSLVTPPEYARAVVPHGTTAVIADPHEIANVLGARGIRWLVRSARKSPLRVFVMVPSCVPATPLETSGSSLSDTEIQTLMDNPWALGIGEVMDYPGVVAGAPPVLKKLTVSAGKRIDGHAPGLTGKRLSAYVAAGITSDHECTAIEEAREKLANGMIIMIREASSARNLADLVPLVTGENSRRFVLVSDDRHPHDLVREGHMDGILAKAVRLGLDPITAIRMATLNPAEYFGLHDMGGIAPGYLADLVVLENLEDFQVRWVIHGGEPIVENGMVRQEAFPSKLPPLANSVHLSRVKPEDLRLKARSKRVRVIEIVPDQIVTGGSIESVPVTGGFALADPERDLLKIAVLERHHRSGRMGRGFVRGFGLKQGAIGSSVSHDSHNVIVVGADDGDMALAVNEIRRMKGGMVATAEGRVLDALPLPLAGLLSDLPVERVEDKLIRLQAEAARLGSTLANPFMTLSFMALPVIPRLKMTDRGLVDVEAFQIIDVFV